Proteins co-encoded in one Bacillus paramycoides genomic window:
- a CDS encoding S-layer homology domain-containing protein, which yields MKKKLYNILALSLALQTFIVPTHSFAENIERNAEFSIDDQALKSIEEHAKQHRHDEESDLEISGEYLLHLSTKLPLYDSNDLKTKTNIEIAEPVVKATKKKGNAYYIQTTFGSGWVNKENNSLEVQEIHKLSNQKLIITEEASVYSFPFQSFKEETKLQPQTVTPTEQAGNWFNIQMNGTEKWIYAPSATFDGTKASLFEKTGAIEKRSATFFKTPSNLPTNNVYGVTFKEMIVPKGNENIRPGYAMEPKYITIHETANTSKGANALNHAKYLDSQARGNTDRSASWHFTVDDKEIYQHLPLNEVGWHAGNKTGNYESIGIEIAVNSDGNYTKAVETAKKLAAYLMNELNISLDHVQKHQFWSGKNCPAFMIQRGQWDAFLKGTNAYYNEHRKDDILPPEVPHEKDDITGGWYEQDIRQLAARKIMFGDGNGSYWPNRLVTRAEFANLMSRALKLPAGNAKFTDLNEAHPSLVDGINRAASAGIINGRGNNKFDPNATITRDEAVIMIDRALEYKWIYRKEVKLPFTDQNLAYDKKALQNVYAYGIVKGNERNEFVPKGTATRAEAAAFLNRMLKVIEA from the coding sequence ATGAAAAAAAAGCTTTACAACATTTTAGCACTATCTTTGGCATTACAAACATTTATAGTACCTACCCATTCATTCGCAGAAAATATAGAGAGAAATGCGGAATTTTCTATTGATGATCAAGCTTTAAAAAGCATTGAAGAACATGCAAAACAGCATAGACATGACGAAGAAAGCGACCTTGAAATCTCGGGTGAATATCTTCTCCACTTATCAACAAAACTTCCACTATACGATTCAAACGACTTAAAAACCAAAACAAATATTGAAATTGCTGAACCGGTAGTAAAGGCAACGAAGAAAAAAGGGAATGCATATTATATACAAACTACATTTGGTTCTGGTTGGGTTAATAAGGAAAATAATAGTTTAGAAGTACAAGAAATTCATAAACTCTCGAATCAAAAATTAATTATAACAGAAGAAGCATCAGTCTATTCATTCCCTTTCCAATCGTTTAAAGAAGAAACGAAATTACAGCCACAAACAGTAACTCCTACTGAACAAGCTGGGAATTGGTTTAACATTCAAATGAACGGAACTGAAAAATGGATTTATGCTCCTTCAGCTACATTCGACGGTACGAAAGCATCATTATTTGAAAAAACAGGTGCTATCGAAAAGAGAAGCGCAACTTTCTTCAAAACACCATCTAATTTGCCTACAAATAACGTTTATGGTGTTACATTTAAAGAAATGATTGTTCCAAAAGGAAATGAAAACATTCGTCCTGGCTACGCAATGGAACCGAAATATATTACAATTCATGAAACTGCTAATACAAGTAAAGGTGCTAACGCTTTAAATCATGCGAAGTACTTAGATAGCCAAGCCCGTGGAAATACTGATCGTTCAGCATCTTGGCATTTTACAGTGGATGACAAAGAAATTTATCAACACCTTCCATTAAATGAAGTTGGTTGGCATGCTGGAAATAAGACAGGAAACTATGAATCTATCGGAATTGAAATTGCTGTGAATAGTGATGGAAATTATACAAAAGCGGTAGAAACCGCAAAAAAGTTAGCCGCTTATTTAATGAACGAATTAAACATCTCTCTAGATCACGTGCAAAAGCATCAATTTTGGAGCGGGAAAAACTGCCCTGCATTTATGATTCAACGCGGACAATGGGATGCTTTCTTAAAAGGCACGAACGCTTACTATAATGAACATCGTAAAGATGATATTCTACCGCCAGAAGTCCCTCATGAAAAAGACGACATTACAGGTGGATGGTATGAACAAGACATTCGTCAATTGGCTGCTAGAAAAATCATGTTCGGTGACGGCAATGGTTCTTACTGGCCAAACCGTCTTGTAACAAGAGCTGAGTTTGCAAATTTAATGTCGAGAGCTTTAAAATTACCTGCTGGAAACGCTAAATTTACAGACTTAAACGAAGCACACCCATCTTTAGTAGATGGAATTAACCGCGCCGCTAGCGCAGGTATCATTAATGGTCGTGGGAATAATAAATTTGATCCTAATGCTACAATAACACGTGATGAAGCTGTTATTATGATTGACCGTGCACTAGAATATAAATGGATTTATAGAAAAGAAGTGAAATTACCATTCACTGACCAAAACTTAGCATACGATAAAAAAGCATTACAAAACGTTTATGCATACGGAATTGTAAAAGGTAACGAACGGAATGAATTCGTACCAAAAGGCACAGCGACACGCGCTGAAGCAGCTGCATTTTTAAACCGAATGCTTAAGGTTATTGAAGCTTAA